The following proteins come from a genomic window of Nymphalis io chromosome 6, ilAglIoxx1.1, whole genome shotgun sequence:
- the LOC126768962 gene encoding U3 small nucleolar RNA-associated protein 18 homolog — MKRKVKDLDDEESRLSSLLFNKSKKFVDNLSTPVKTENDLDLKPAWIDEDDEKFGVDIIPGTKSKALYVQKLKTKYETLVETPSWAKVSNSSTEEKKSEEILRTVGHLQKPKTKGLRKDKLELKTFPKVNSETGNEGPRISTVVFHPKISVVLVAGQSGIVSLFSIGGDVNNKLHSFSLNKWKVTTAQFTPDGSEAFISSKLQHNYCVYNLVKAEPKLVQLPKVVRKPKIFKLSPDGKYIAVSDGLDEVFIICAKSKELLRSLKHNMNVESLIFSHNSELLYCYGVQGEVTVWDLSTYRSVRKFYDNGCISASCITMSECGQLLATGSGEGIVNIYETNNLTTREPLPLKTISNLTTKITNLNFNPTSEILSISSSYLPNAVKLVHIPSYHVFQNFPTQNLQHVEAVSFSPHSGYMALGNNKSCAYLYRLKYYKNY, encoded by the exons ATGAAACGCAAAGTTAAAGACTTGGATGATGAAGAGAGCAG gTTGTCAtcgttattattcaataaatcaaaaaaattcGTTGATAATCTCTCTACTCCTGTTAAAACTGAAAACGATTTGGACTTGAAACCAGCATGGATTGACGAAGATGATGAAAAGTTCGGAGTTGATATCATACCTGGGACCAAGAGCAAAGCTCTGTATGTTCAGAAACTTAAAACGAAATACGAAACATTGGTAGAAACTCCGAGTTGGGCTAAAGTATCAAATTCATCTACAGAAGAGAAAAAGTCAGAGGAAATACTTCGCACTGTAGGCCACTTGCAGAAACCAAAAACAAAAGGCCTTCGAAAAGATAAGCTAGAGTTGAAAACATTTCCGAAAGTCAATTCAGAGACAGGTAATGAAGGTCCTCGAATTTCTACTGTAGTATTTCATCCCAAAATAAGTGTTGTACTTGTAGCAGGGCAGTCTGGTATTGTTTCATTGTTTTCTATTGGCGGTGATGTTAACAACAAACTCCATAGTTTTAGCTTAAATAAATGGAAGGTCACAACTGCTCAGTTTACACCGGATGGCTCAGAAGCCTTTATATCGTCAAAACTACAACATAATTACTGTGTTTACAATCTTGTAAAAGCTGAACCAAAATTAGTCCAGTTACCTAAAGTAGTAAGGAAGCccaaaatattcaaattgtcTCCAGATGGAAAATATATAGCTGTTAGTGATGGCTTGGatgaagtatttataatttgtgcGAAGTCTAAAGAGCTGTTGAGATCATTAAAACACAACATGAATGTTGAATCATTGATATTTAGCCATAATTCTGAATTACTTTATTGTTATGGTGTTCAAGGAGAAGTAACTGTGTGGGATCTGTCAACATATAGATCTGTTCGGAAGTTCTATGACAATGGCTGCATTTCGGCATCCTGTATAACAATGAGCGAATGTGGGCAGCTTTTAGCTACTGGAAGTGGtgaaggaattgttaatatttatgaaacaaataatcTCACTACGAGAGAACCATTGCCGCTTAAAACAATTTCGAATTTGACcactaaaataacaaatcttaattttaatccTACATcagaaatattatcaatatcatCAAGCTACCTTCCTAATGCAGTAAAGCTTGTACATATACCCTCTTATCATGTATTCCAAAATTTCCCAACTCAAAATTTGCAACATGTTGAGGCAGTAAGCTTTTCACCTCACAGTGGTTATATGGCTCTTGGGAATAACAAGAGTTGtgcttatttatatagattgaaatattacaagaattattag